The proteins below are encoded in one region of Dioscorea cayenensis subsp. rotundata cultivar TDr96_F1 chromosome 18, TDr96_F1_v2_PseudoChromosome.rev07_lg8_w22 25.fasta, whole genome shotgun sequence:
- the LOC120282512 gene encoding uncharacterized protein LOC120282512, whose amino-acid sequence MAHLLHLSSASLLSQRRSLYHPLVLLPRRRSSHGLLCGASEKKDASFTDQILDYIEGGPKLRRWYGAPDLLPKDGGLEEEDESPEIEEVRDCVLVTDGESEMGQMVILSLILKRARIKALVKDKKASVDAFGSYVEPVVGDKSDKLFLTKTMRNVRAIICPSNDGFLSSIGSMKDVEHIVLLSQLAVYKSSSGIQAIMTSKARERAKQDEEAVMESGIAYTIIRAGMLQNSPGGVQGFSFGEGVAGKGKLSKEDAALICAEALDAIPQKGLILEVANGNEKVSNWKEWFATQLKNTEESQMIILVLSI is encoded by the exons ATGgctcatcttctccatctctcATCTGCTTCTCTTCTCTCTCAGCGTAGATCTCTTTATCATCCTCTTGTTCTCCTCCCAAGAAGAAGATCCTCTCATGGCCTCCTTTGCGGCGCTTCTGAGAAGAAAGATGCCAGCTTTACCGACCAAATCCTTGATTACATTGAAG GTGGTCCTAAACTCAGAAGATGGTATGGAGCACCTGATCTACTTCCTAAAGATGGCGGTCTTGAGGAGGAGGATGAATCTCCAG AGATCGAAGAAGTTCGGGACTGTGTACTTGTAACAGATGGAGAAAGTGAAATGGGTCAA ATGGTAATACTGTCGTTGATTCTTAAAAGAGCTCGAATAAAAGCTCTTGTCAAGGACAAGAAAGCATCTGTGGATGCTTTTGGATCTTATGTTGAG CCAGTTGTTGGAGATAAAAGTGACAAGTTATTCCTCACAAAGACTATGAGAAATGTTCGAGCAATAATTTGCCCTTCAAAT GATGGTTTTTTATCGAGCATTGGCTCGATGAAGGATGTGGAACACATTGTTCTCCTCTCTCAg TTGGCGGTTTACAAAAGCAGCAGTGGAATTCAAGCCATCATGACTAGCAAGGCCAGGGAGAGGGCCAAGCAAGATGAAGAAGCAGTGATGGAATCCGGCATAGCATACACCATAATTCGAGCTGGTATGCTGCAAAATTCTCCGGGTGGTGTACAAGGGTTCAGTTTCGGGGAG GGTGTAGCTGGGAAGGGGAAACTGAGTAAAGAGGATGCGGCACTTATTTGTGCAGAGGCACTCGACGCAATTCCTCAGAAAGGATTGATCCTGGAG GTGGCCAATGGAAATGAGAAGGTTTCCAACTGGAAAGAATGGTTTGCAACACAGCTCAAGAACACCGAGGAATCCCAAATGATCATTCTTGTCCTGTCAATATGA
- the LOC120282518 gene encoding 40S ribosomal protein S3-3-like produces MATQMSKKRKFVADGVFFAELNEVLTRELAEDGYSGVEVRVTPMRTEIIIRATRTQNVLGEKGRRIRELTSVVQKRFNFPDNSVELYAEKVNNRGLCAIAQAESLRYKLLGGLAVRRACYGVLRFIMESGAKGCEVIVSGKLRAQRAKSMKFKDGYMISSGHPVNEYIDSAVRHVLLRQGVLGIKVKIMLDWDPKGKQGPTTPLPDLVTIHAPKDEEEFARPPVMATEVEVPVA; encoded by the exons ATGGCGACTCAAATGAGCAAGAAGCGCAAG TTCGTGGCGGACGGCGTCTTCTTCGCGGAGCTGAACGAGGTCCTCACGAGGGAGCTTGCTGAGGATGGATACTCTGGCGTTGAAGTCCGTGTCACACCCATGCGTACCGAGATCATCATCCGGGCCACCCGCACCCAGAACGTTCTCG GTGAGAAGGGGAGGAGGATTAGAGAGTTGACCTCGGTTGTTCAGAAAAGATTCAACTTTCCGGATAATAGCGTCGAGCTCTATGCTGAGAAGGTTAATAACAGGGGTCTCTGTGCCATTGCACAAGCTGAGTCCCTTCGTTATAAGCTTCTTGGGGGCCTTGCTGTTAGGAG GGCTTGCTATGGGGTCTTGAGGTTTATCATGGAAAGTGGAGCCAAAGGGTGTGAG GTGATTGTAAGCGGAAAGCTCAGGGCACAACGTGCCAAATCCATGAAATTTAAGGACGGGTACATGATTTCTTCCGGCCATCCTGTGAATGAATACATTGACTCTGCAGTGAGGCATGTTCTCCTGAGACAG GGTGTACTTGGAATCAAGGTTAAAATTATGCTGGATTGGGATCCAAAGGGTAAGCAGGGCCCAACTACACCTCTGCCAGATCTGGTCACTATCCATGCTCCAAAGGACGAAGAAGAATTCGCAAGACCTCCAGTGATGGCTACAGAAGTAGAGGTTCCAGTTGCCTGA
- the LOC120281765 gene encoding uncharacterized protein LOC120281765 produces MAMVTVANTMAMPVSQRVTQLAGSGEFFSPFKLNTRSIRSNVKSSNRVEIITASSSINEKAMTGLTAAAMTAALVIPEMAEAAQPGISPSLKNFLLSIVAGGVVLTVIVGAVVAVANFDPVKRS; encoded by the coding sequence ATGGCAATGGTGACAGTAGCAAACACCATGGCAATGCCAGTTAGCCAGAGAGTTACCCAGTTAGCCGGCTCCGGTGAGTTCTTTAGTCCATTTAAGCTGAACACCAGGTCCATTAGAAGCAATGTTAAATCCAGCAACCGTGTCGAGATCATCACAGCATCATCATCAATCAATGAGAAGGCGATGACTGGATTGACAGCGGCAGCTATGACAGCGGCGCTGGTGATACCAGAGATGGCAGAGGCAGCACAGCCGGGGATTTCTCCATCTCTGAAGAACTTCTTGCTTAGTATTGTGGCAGGCGGCGTTGTGCTTACGGTCATCGTCGGGGCTGTCGTTGCAGTGGCCAATTTTGATCCTGTTAAACGAAGCTGA
- the LOC120282903 gene encoding uncharacterized protein LOC120282903 has protein sequence MIMDSQLWVRTPNSNYPSPAGVPIVCIPLMYILCLSLKIAMQERLNKFMEKHQKRQATFPSVKFSGDNERLQHIDAIEQLPVGAQIKRVIDLLLETRKALTPEKINQACNVDISSNKVVFESLKNNPKVNYDGKCFSYKRKHDLKGKAELLSLIRKFPDGIAVVDVKDAYPTIMEDLKALKAADQIWIVTNMDSKEDIAYPNNPKVMMTVDDDLKQMFRGIELPKDMVDIEKELQMAGMKPATNSTQRRAVAQILIKNTQPKPRKCRQLNRRSKLTNAHLPELFPGYQCIQILKYQPVHKWLSVS, from the exons ATGATAATGGATAGTCAATTGTGGGTGCGAACTCCCAACTCAAACTACCCGTCCCCGGCTGGGGTTCCGATCGTGTGCATACCTCTCATGTATATACTGTGTTTGTcgctt AAAATAGCAATGCAAGAAAGGCTTAACAAGTTCATGGAGAAGCATCAGAAGAGGCAGGCAACCTTTCCCAGTGTGAAATTCTCTGGTGATAATGAAAGACTACAACATATTGATGCCATAGAACAGTTGCCTGTTGGAGCTCAAATTAAGCGTGTCATTGACTTACTCTTGGAG ACAAGGAAAGCTCTTACGCCAGAGAAGATCAACCAAGCATGCAATGTAGATATAAGTAGCAACAAGGTTGTTTTCGAAAGTTTGAAGAATAATCCTAAAGTGAATTACGACGGAAAGTGCTTCTCTTACAAG AGGAAGCATGATTTGAAAGGAAAAGCAGAACTGCTTTCTCTGATAAGGAAATTTCCTGATGGCATTGCTGTTGTGGATGTCAAGGATGCATACCCAACAATCATGGAGGACTTGAAG GCTTTGAAGGCAGCAGATCAAATATGGATTGTGACCAATATGGACTCAAAGGAGGACATTGCATATCCGAACAATCCGAAAGTGATGATGACAGTGGATGATGATTTGAAGCAGATGTTCAGAGGGATTGAACTGCCGAAAGACATGGTCGACATCGAGAAAGAGCTCCAAATGGCTGGCATGAAGCCTGCAACAAACAGTACCCAGCGCCGTGCCGTGGCACAAATCCTTATCAAAAACACTCAACCAAAGCCCAGAAAATGTCGGCAACTTAACCGGAGGTCCAAGCTCACCAATGCTCATCTTCCAGAGCTTTTCCCAGGATATCAGTGCATTCAGATTTTGAAATATCAACCTGTCCATAAATGGCTTTCTGTTAGTTAG